Below is a window of Lytechinus variegatus isolate NC3 chromosome 4, Lvar_3.0, whole genome shotgun sequence DNA.
AAACTTCTGCTTGAGCAACCTGTCTAAGAGTTCTCCACCTCGCATTAACTCCATTACCATGTACACATTTTTACCATCATCGAATACCTAAGAAATGGACAAAGAAACATCTTTTAATAAATGCACTTATTACTAAAGACTACTAGAGGTTGTTTGACTATCAAACAGCAGGAGCATGAAGAGTTGTGTTCTCAGACAATTTCATATTGAGATTTTCATTACATCGCACAAGTCAACATTAGTGACTTATTATATCAACAGCATCTCATCAAATAcctgaaataaagatgattaaaTCTGGTAGGAAACACAAGTACCAGTTTTGCTATATGTAATCAATGAACATATGACCTTTATTGTCGCCTCATCCACTTCTCTCTGTGTCTCtattctctctccttctctcttgACTTTTATAGAGATCATGCCATTCTACAATTGTCAAACCCTGACATCTCTCACTGATCATTTAAGCCTCTCACTTTCAATGTCTGCAAACTGTCCAGCTAAAAATATCCTTCTTCCATTTAATATTTTTCCGGTCCTCAATGCAAAGCTAGAAACAACTTACATCTCTCAATGTAATAATGTTGCTATGGTGACCGTATCTAAGTAAGATTTCAATCTCCTCCCTGATGTCCTTGGCATTCTTTTCAATGATCTTTACTGCATAGTCCTGTCCAGTGGCTTTGTGCGTACACCTCTTACACACAGAGTAGGAACCTAGACCAATATCCTGCAAGAAAAGATAATATGGTCCATATTCTGAAGTACAGTTCAACTTAGGCAACTCTGTGCCAAAATTATGGGAAGAtgaaaatgtcaacatttggtCAAATTGGTATATTTCTGAACTTAATTTTTTCCACATGTTATAATGGTGGGGGGAAAGCCCTTTCGGTTTATTCCTAGACAGTCATGAATGAATTGGACACCCAAGGCCTGTATTTTGAAGTCATGTTTaaattagaccatggtttaactctctgctaaaattatggagaGCCAAATagtctgtttatattgtatatttcttatgtttctattttattttcttttgctttgataatgaaggaaatacttcaaaatacttcagatatcattcccagacagttaTGGACAATTCAAGTGTGTTGAATGAGTTaataataaattggatgtgtactgttaggaATTGTGCCCCAATTAGCTTTCCATCGTTaagccacaactttaaaccagggtttaatttaaacccaagttcagaatcCAAGCCTACCGGTACATGTACTGACGAAATTAACCTCTGCTGTTGAGAGGTCAGtatcacaattggctatccatagttaaaccacaactttagataATCATAGAAGTACAAAACAAGACaggaaataaaggaaataacTGATATATTGATCTAAGTCAATCTTTAGTAGCAGAGTGTCATACAAGGCATCTATGGAATGCCAACTGTATTTGACCATTACATGCAATAATACTAATGTTAACTCATTTCATAAGTTTCTCATTAAATTTAAGAATCACTTACCTCTTGTAAGTCATACTCATCGAGGATAGAGGAAATACGAGCATGCTTGATTGCGATctgaaaaaaaggggaaagactGAAAAGTTTACACCCATACCACAGTAAAATATGCATGATTCTCATTGCTAAAATCACAAAAGTAGCAgtgttttttttagaaatacagatagctcccccccccctttctcggGTCCAATTTCATACAGGGCTCAGCAACCAATCACAATAAAGGATTCCATAGTAGTTACAATAATGACAATTATATTTAAGTCATTAAATGGGTCCTGATTCAGgtaaattgccaactcgtccactcaccacatggtctaccttcatttagtcttatgCCATTCCGTCGATCAACATtatgtctaacaaccatttggttcaatcatcactttgtctaatcaccaattcgtctattaccatttcgtctaataaccagttggtctaatacccatttcattttcattcatttcgcccaaatAACACTTTTTccaattggaccaaatggtataGTGACTGAATGGCTTTCaaaccaactggttattagacgaaatggcgagaggatgaaatggcaattagaccttGTGGATAGcggatgaactgatggtagacccataaaggccaccgcacaccttacgacccgaacagtcgccgactggcttgcgactgagtgaggggagatgaatcgcaaggcagtcataagcctcgacaccgcacaccttgcgatccgatctgcgactcacgcatgcgctttttggcatagcatctgagaaattgctcttactactgcgtatgcgcgttgtttatcataatacacGTTATttaactctgctgtctgattggctggaagtttGATTGAGCTTGcaatccagtcataaggattcgatatgtcaaatccttccgattttccttgcgacttgtctctgaccggtctgcgactctGAAGCTGACAagcgctgtgacgtcacatctcccctcacccagttgCAAGCCAGTTGGCgaccggtcgggtcgtaaggtgtgcggtggccttaagacaATAGACGAGAgtgcaattggacgaattggcagtaGACCAACTGAAAATGGCCCGATACATATCTCTCCATGATACACATGTCTCCACGATTACTATGGTTGCTGTAGATACACTGAAACAAGACACTCATACCTGTTCTTTGGGTGACTGTGCATGGGAGTTATTAGAAGCGGCTTCCTTCTGTGCCTCTTCTAATAAAGTTGGATCAATGTAGCTGAATCCTCGGAACAACTGATGCGCTCCGGCACTGGGAGGTACTGCGGGTGAGTCTAGACAGAGAAACACAAAGTCAAAATCAGCTTTATTtaaatacatgcatatttatttccatataaaaagaataatatatatatatatatatatatatatatatatatatatatatacatcttcaaatttaataattcatataaaatatggaGGATGGCCCATATCAGCGGTATTAAAATACCACTGTTGTTCCATGGGGTTAAATCAGATAAGTTTAATTTCTGTCTTGGCCAGGAATTAACACAATTCAAATATAGACAAGAAccttccttccccccccccgaTAGTCCTGACAAACTAAATCCTTGGATCTAAAGAAGTAAAATCTGCCATATAAAGTCAGTATTGGTATAATGCATATTTAGTTTCTTTATCATGCTTGCAAACCAGCAAACTGGTTCAGCAAGCATAAAATGACATTTGGACTTCGTAATGTTTTTTCCCAAATACACATCCACATAAAACAACACTTTACCATAGTCAAACTTGTCTTAAGCAGCCACCAGTCTACAGAAAAAAACTGTCTTTAGTGGCCACCAAAATTGTCTCCCATTTGAAGAGCCTGTCCATGAAAGCCATTTTTTCTGTTTCCCTTGGGTGGTCTCATCAGACAGGTTTGAGTGCATTTTTAGTAAAGTAACGAAGACTATTACTGTGTTTACACGATGCATCGTCTCACAGTGCAGAACCGAGAGCCGATGCAGAATGGGCTCTCAGGTTATCTTGCATTGCTTTGTCACAGCTCGTGGGGCAAAAACACAAATCTATGGATTCTTTCTGCGCATATTTACGCCATGCGCATTGACGTCACAATAAGTGAACAGGTGAGCAATCTGCTAATTGCCGGTGCAGACTTGGCTTcgtgtttacacttagaaatatTGCTGTGTCTGCACCGCTCGTGGTTCTGATCCTACTATTTTAGCAAGGCAAAATTGCCGTGTCTGCACCGAGCGCCGATGCAAGTGAATCGTGTTCACAcgcataaaaaaaatctgattctACATCCGCTCTCGATTCTGCACCGCGAGCCAATGCAGCGTGCAAACACAGTAAATAAGTGGTATCTTACCTCGAGGTGTACGCGATGTGAACTCTGTATCAAAATAATGTACTATATCACTGGTAGGTATCACAGGTCTGAACGGCGGCATCTGATCTCGCCTTTTCAGTTTCTATGGCAACAAAAGGTCAAAGGGTACAAGCAGTAAGTAGAAGCCAATCAGAGTTATGACAGATAATCAAGTCACAatgaacataaaaataaaaaagcagacaATGGAAAATCCCTCAGTCATAACCCTCTTCCGATATTATCGTAGAGATCGCCATTACTTACCAGTGATAGATCATACATAATAATGCTTCTTTGTTGCGAGTGTTCCTTGATTGTAATATTTCATCACCACACAAGTGTTATGGATAACAAGTTGGAATAATGTCTGAATGACAGTATTATCCACCACTGCTTACACTTGATGGAGCTTGGATTGATTAGACAGTCGGCTATTACTTGAATTGTGACTTTTCCTATTTCATCATGGAAAATTCCTATTGTGCACTATGACacattatcacccgtatcagacatctgagctggtcatttacaaaaccctATTGCCCTACATTCTCTGAATATCAGGAAGGGATAGGTATactgtttgtattttcctcggtctcaatgcgcgtatttactttgcatgcagagacgatgcaaaatatacctttgtattttccctggtctctcATCCGGGCATATaaggatgcgtataaagagataagCTTCATAAGGATCTGCGCGCCAACAATATttgtcataataaagacatcactggatccgagcgcttgcaattacgtcataatggtgaagtgcagagcctagaccctgatattaacatgacacaaatataacacaatagaactctatttttaaaagaaatatcaccattatcatgatttttgctctagatatctgatttggatgataataaaatattgactagctcttctttcggggaacatcaaatatattgcccttaaatgacccatattgccctcgtctaaagactcgggccaatatgattcttttgctggcaatatatttgatgttcccctcaaggctagtcaatattatataaatatacctCACAATGCGGCTGATGaagaacaaaatacatgttaccCATTGCGAGTGGTGAAAttacatgaacaaaatattacTGATTACTACTAGTGATGCGCTATCCATTGAGTGGTGATACTGTCTGAATGACATGTTACTTATCACCAATGATGATTGATAGCGCTATCCATCGTGAGTGGTGATAAGGTCTGAATGACATGTTACTGATCACCACTGAAGATTGATAGCGCTATCCATTGTGAGTGGTGATAACGTCTGAATGACAAGTCACTGATCATCATGCAATTTTTCCTGCTAACTTACCTCCCAGTCAATGTTTGAGAAGAAGTCGTGTTTCTTGATATCGTTGACACCGTTAGGACCAGCTCCAAGTCTGTTCTGAGGGTTCCTCTTGAACAACATCCGGAGAAGACTCTGAGCTTCTGGGCTAAGGAACTGAGGCATCCCAAGCTTGGCtctgaaataataaaattaagaCAACAATTGTAGGATATTAATAGTAAATTTACCAGAGCTAAAGACAGGCTATTAATTTGAGGCAgtttttaatgaatgaattacAAAGAATGGCTATACCAATGAATCAAagctaaatgtacttggtgaataTACAGAGCTTAAACTTACTTGAGAATAAGTGCCATTGTTTCTTTTCTATGTTGTCCTTGAAATGGTAGGGCTCCTGTCAACATTTCATActgtataaaaaacaaagaacagacAAGATTCATTAAATTGCTTGAAGAGGCTGGCTATACTATCTACAGAATGCGTACAGGAATTTAAAGTTTCTACACTTAATCTGGTAGTCTCTATGTACTGATAGCGAACTACATAAATTATAACTGCCCTCTGCTTCCAACCCCCTAAAAGTATTCAAAGCTAGACAAAAGGTATTGAAAAGGGTCTGTTATCAGCTTCAAGGTTTCATTGtcactttctttaaaaaaaatttgtactGTTGAAGATTGTATCTTCATAGCTTCAATCAACACTACCATATCAAATGGCAAACTCAGTTCATAAATTAGTGCTCAAAGAAGGGTTTTCATTTATAATTACGGTAATTTATTTTGCTTTGGCACCCGTGAGGGGTTAAACCTTAAAGAGTTTTGCTATATATAAGGTGGGTGAAACCTGAGGGACTCAAACTTGTACTAGAACTTGGATAAATAAGGGAAAGTTTTGTGGAACAGCATTTAGATATGACCCGAGGTGTATTCTAACGTTAGGGTCCATTTTTAATGTCGTTTTGATGATCTTGGGCAGCAAAATTGTCTTGGAGTTTCCACAAGGCTTTGATAAAGTGCTCTTCCAATAAAGTCCAATCTAAGAGAGGGATAGCCCAACTATTTTATAATATTGTTTGTTAAATTATGCAGATCAAGCGCACATTCTTTACACTtcgggcaattccataaaatatgtatgtctgATCCCTATATGTGGGGGCTTCCTGTATTGATTCTCTATGTTTTTTAGTTCATTTTGAATGATTACATTGATctcaaaatatcatgacttggACAATTTGTGACTGGAGGTAAGCAAGGAGAGATATAGGGGTTGGCTGTacaaaaagtttgatttttatggaattgccccgaGACAAGACTATTTATCTTAGGTAGTAGATCTTACTGACCATTAGAACACCAAAAGACCACCAGTCAGCTGCCGTCGTGTGACCCCTCCTATTAACTACTTCCGGTGCCATGTATTCCACGGTACCACAGAATGAGTAGGTCTTGCCATCAACTGATTCCTTGCTGAGACCAAAGTCTGTCAGCTTGATGTGACCAGAATCATCAAGGAGAATGCTGAAAGAAGACACAAGGAACAAAAGATGACATGGTTTAATTTATCATCAATTTTTCTTCAGAATGTTTTTGTTACTCCTACATTTCTTCTTTTACGCTTTCTACTCCTTCTTCCTGCTTTTCCCTTTACCTTTATAATCCAACTCCTCTTTTAATCATTATCTTTCCTCCCCTTCATACTCTTCTTATTGTTGGCGTGGGAGTGGTCACAAATAGCTAGGTCTGATAAAAGCTGAAGTGTTGAAAAAGTCGGAAAGAGAAAAAAGCTCCCATGCtgtttgtacagaggaaagcccaaaataagctgaaaaaaaatctgaaatcagctgAAAATCTTAACTCTCTCACCTGTTATTGTTCACCTGCTCCTCCATCTCtgtgttttcttcttcttcccccttTTCATCCCCTTCCAtccctcctcttcctccccctctcctttctcttcctcatcatcccctcctcttcttcatcttcctcctccttcatccttctctttctctcatccTCTTCATCCTCTCCTTCCACCTCTTCTTCCTCCCCTTCCTCTCTCCTCCACTTctctctcctcctcttcctcctccactTCTTCCCATTTTCTTCCTCCTCATCTCCctctctttattttctcttcatcctttcattttctcctcttcctccacCTCCTCTTATTTCCCTTCCTCCTCTTGCTCTTCTGCCTATCTAAATGCTCTTGATTGACAGAACACATGATGGTAAAAAGCAATATAAATTTCATCTTCCTGATTGCCAATTGCAAAAAGCAAGTTGGTTACGCCACACTTGCAGCTATCGCTTtactaactacatgtacttactTTTCTGGTTTGAGATCTCTGTAGATGATACCCAGCGAGTGTAGGTGGTCTAGAGCTAATGCTAACTCGGCCAAATAGAACTTCACGTCTTCCTCTGTAAACATCACCTAAACAATAACGGAGTCAAGAATTTAATACtaattaataattatacttgcttatatagcgcttaacacttactttgtcagaagtctctaagcgctctacagtatatgcagcataattaccctggctttagcagtgcagctgttacgcgcacTGCGTAAAAACTTCATGTAAAAACATGAAGTTGACAGGTTTTAATTGGAACAAGCTACATGCAGAACATATTCAAGCAATCTATATTGTGTACGAAATAGATCTACATGGATATGATTCCCAACTAACAACTCCACCAGATGgcatccaccccccccctggACATCTTTCCAGGAGGACCCCTCCCTCAAAGACAACTACCCAATCCCTGTGGGAGGTCTCTTATGACAAGTTATAGTGATAATCACCAGactgtttgatttatttataaacAGCATGAACCAATTCCACTTCCAAAGAAATTATTACATGCAAAAAGACAATATCGTGCTACTATTATTCTAGACTGAGTAGCATTTCAAGAAAGATGTCAGCACTGACAGAATGACATTCTTTGCGAAATTGCTGAATAACTTACTTCTTTTGAAAGCCTTGTGAATAAGTCTCCTCCTTTCAAGAAATCAAGAATGAGATACAATTTACCCTCAGTCTGGAATGctgtaataataaaagaaacaaacaaaaaggtTAATGGAAATTCATCTTTCTTACCCAAATATGAAATGcagaaaaaatcatatcaaatctttatacaaaattataccAATCTCAACTACATACTACCAATGACAATATCATCTAGATTGCATACCTACATGAGTGCACGTATTCAAACTTTTGTTttatatgggcaattccataaaatatgtttgtctgaccccctatatgtgggatcttcaaaaaaaaaaaatctgtctgtgaattcttgttcttttgacagtctgtaatgctgtcaagggaccatgacttggtcggTTTATGAAGTGAAGCAAGAATTGAGAAATATGGACGTATGAAAAGGTTATTTTACGGAATTGCCCATACgcaaaaaaataatggatttgtAATTTATCAGCATTTTTTATGAATCATCAGGCTCTTGTCCATATCATGTCTCTTGGGTGAATAAACATGTGTGAAACAGAATGCCTTCTGATATCGATATCATTACAGGTgcgttggctcagttggtacaGTGTCCATCTCGCAACCTCGAGGTCAGGAGTTCAAGTcctggccgcgtcagaccaaaagacgtcaAAAATTGGGAGCtactgctaccctgtttgactTTCAACAATATAAATGATAGAGCTATGACAATCTggagctgcacagtggctgccgggcccacgataaattgggcaaaattaattttcttagTATATCTATTTCAGATTtgtatttctaaaataaaatagggattttcattttttttcataatcatcCATTTGAAAATTgcaagtttttttgttttttgtttttacattgcCCCTATATTTTAAATTgcatctttgtaaaaaaatgtgttttctcatgtcatcaaataaatttgatgaacCTGTTCTATAACATTAACAGCTCTTGATAGTTGATTCCTACTTGACCGGTTCTATGACAATTGCTCCAGCTGTAATTACTCCTATATACTCCCCTATATTTTAAATTgcatctttgtaaaaaaatgtgttttctcatgtcatcaaataaatttgatgaacCTGTTCTATAACATTAACAGCTCTTGATAGTTGATTCCTACTTGACCGGTTCTATGACAA
It encodes the following:
- the LOC121413723 gene encoding ribosomal protein S6 kinase 2 beta-like isoform X1, giving the protein MPLHQLADPWQKVPVKQLAEGKSHEEMLDDSNSHGPEDQEMREIELTSMAAEGLEKADPSCFELLKVLGQGSFGKVFLVRKTTGQDKGTKYAMKVLKKATLKVRDRVRTKMERNILVDVNHPFIVQLHYAFQTEGKLYLILDFLKGGDLFTRLSKEVMFTEEDVKFYLAELALALDHLHSLGIIYRDLKPENILLDDSGHIKLTDFGLSKESVDGKTYSFCGTVEYMAPEVVNRRGHTTAADWWSFGVLMYEMLTGALPFQGQHRKETMALILKAKLGMPQFLSPEAQSLLRMLFKRNPQNRLGAGPNGVNDIKKHDFFSNIDWEKLKRRDQMPPFRPVIPTSDIVHYFDTEFTSRTPRDSPAVPPSAGAHQLFRGFSYIDPTLLEEAQKEAASNNSHAQSPKEQIAIKHARISSILDEYDLQEDIGLGSYSVCKRCTHKATGQDYAVKIIEKNAKDIREEIEILLRYGHHSNIITLRDVFDDGKNVYMVMELMRGGELLDRLLKQKFLSEREACEIMLTVTKTVDFLHQQRVVHRDLKPSNILYADENYSPSSLRIADFGFAKQMRADNGMLMTPCYTANFVAPEVLKKQGYDAACDIWSLGVILYTMLAGFTPFVHKPDDSSKVILARIQEGKYLTMDGGNWDNISDRAKDLISRMLHVDPFQRPSTKQVLQHTWFQRIDLLSELKLKPPESTLVKSAVKATFKALNQAQAEQGPLEPVTASGLAQRRKLKKLSSTTI
- the LOC121413723 gene encoding ribosomal protein S6 kinase alpha-3-like isoform X2; protein product: MYTEDQEMREIELTSMAAEGLEKADPSCFELLKVLGQGSFGKVFLVRKTTGQDKGTKYAMKVLKKATLKVRDRVRTKMERNILVDVNHPFIVQLHYAFQTEGKLYLILDFLKGGDLFTRLSKEVMFTEEDVKFYLAELALALDHLHSLGIIYRDLKPENILLDDSGHIKLTDFGLSKESVDGKTYSFCGTVEYMAPEVVNRRGHTTAADWWSFGVLMYEMLTGALPFQGQHRKETMALILKAKLGMPQFLSPEAQSLLRMLFKRNPQNRLGAGPNGVNDIKKHDFFSNIDWEKLKRRDQMPPFRPVIPTSDIVHYFDTEFTSRTPRDSPAVPPSAGAHQLFRGFSYIDPTLLEEAQKEAASNNSHAQSPKEQIAIKHARISSILDEYDLQEDIGLGSYSVCKRCTHKATGQDYAVKIIEKNAKDIREEIEILLRYGHHSNIITLRDVFDDGKNVYMVMELMRGGELLDRLLKQKFLSEREACEIMLTVTKTVDFLHQQRVVHRDLKPSNILYADENYSPSSLRIADFGFAKQMRADNGMLMTPCYTANFVAPEVLKKQGYDAACDIWSLGVILYTMLAGFTPFVHKPDDSSKVILARIQEGKYLTMDGGNWDNISDRAKDLISRMLHVDPFQRPSTKQVLQHTWFQRIDLLSELKLKPPESTLVKSAVKATFKALNQAQAEQGPLEPVTASGLAQRRKLKKLSSTTI